The following is a genomic window from Schistocerca cancellata isolate TAMUIC-IGC-003103 chromosome 8, iqSchCanc2.1, whole genome shotgun sequence.
gccactcagcttttatgttgaagtcttcctcatgaaggcaaaggttcaggaagtttttcttatttttatactgagcagcagaaccgtcagaataatagtatatcttttttggatcttttgaaatttatttgttagcTATGAAATTAGCTTTATTTGAAAGGTGTAAACCAcagttgtattgtgctccaggcaatctgaaacaatgacaaagctcatatgctcaattttgtcttcctgtttgtaatatataacagTGGAAATTCTGAGATTCATCCTGTACaactatactataattttctgaaaaatcacatatgacaacaaattcagattccataaggttttctcttgtggagttaaggaatgttcgttgttgcttggcaatgaagtcatgccgaatcaaagtcgacatcttactacaaaataaatctatgaattcttcagaagttttctgaacaatttccagattacatcagtcaactgacatccactgtcagaACTGAACAtgttcaattaagttttcatgaaaagagtcttaaaattttacgtatgacagtttctcctgggcagtattcacagtttcccatgttgcaatcaatttatgatgtgttgcaaagcatttttgcaatgcactgcttataactgtttaagctgctgtttgttactgtatttagtttggcattttctataattaattttatgttttggtgagttgtgcacaCGCAGACAGTGTGTGTGCCACTCTGGCCAGCTAATACACGTTTTGGtctcaactcagcaaatttagagaaacctatttatatgttaggaaacttgtctttaaaatgtttgtaagcttctttaaggttacacaaaataagcctttttgatatttttgttttatttccacttgtttctgtaattgtcacacaatctttaatacctggcattgccctgcgaacttcatcattttcataaaatgaatgtacagttttgacagtttctgttggtaaacacttccctggttttgggtttggaccttccatgaatcctctctttcaaaatttttttgggttgccgaacaatgtaattaggagcattaaattccctcattattttcctgacactccacttttcaggtaaacttgcaagaatcatcagttttttttgctctacttatagaatttttaaagtttcttttaacattttcaagaatggattcatcagtatctgatgaaggagtttcaggagcaacaaaaagtttacgtgtcattgatgagattttcttcacttttgatttggcgaaatgcctagatgttagttttctcttgtcaattggggactcacctagttctcgaagtgttgtgttaaatgttttaacagctactgaagttggagtgaagtcagggtcttggtctcggatgattatctctgatccagaagattcttcttcaacacttccatcactgatgggctctggtgtatatttcaatttggttacatctttcctacaattatcacaaatcttggcaccgcttggtatttgaggaaataatttgggcatccatgttgtgacatttctcagtttttttctgtctctaataaaataatttgacttcttcaatggattacaacactgcactcttacagcacagcactttttacttggttccatatttatacaaaaaccacttataaactgtccttcaatgtatagatttacttgaaaatgaactattaaatataatagatacagactggtcaacacagaggtaacaattgatttgcactaaaaccacagtgcacaCTAATGCTGTAGGTGCACAAAGCCTTAGAAGGTAACAATGCAGACTACATCAtctcaacaatggctccagtctCTGAATTATTGTACAGACATCAAGCCTTATGTATACGGTCTCTACTGACGTACTACCTTAAAGGTCAAACTAGggccgttagtgaaaaacaagagtccggaataatttcttttaacaatgaacccatcatcatcccacatttatattttgccatgtgatttacaacagtatgaagtagttatggaaatattttgaaaattttcaattatgtactttttgtaaaaaaaaaaatcaaagtattaattaccattttgaaaaaggttattaattagaagctatgattttttgtctatcactggaaagagcaCGAAAaatgctgcaaaaggacacctttcccagttctctagctcaattagggcagcttctagggcaatttaaaaaaaagtccattcacacatttttggccagtttttgaaaagtttacatgaccatatttcaggaatggtttgaggtaaaaaattgaaatttggttttctttttttttttaatttcagcacacactataagtataccaactttcagcaaaatctaagagggtgaggtaaaatttttaattaaagtgtgttgatttgacatggaatgactcaagtATGGAATTCTTTTCtgcaaaaaatatatacaaaatatgaacacagtttacaaATGACTGAACAGGGCCATAAGAACAGTAACTAAAAATGGTAATTGAGCAAATTGtagagatctgttcaaaacacttggGAGCTTAGGTACACTGTGTGGATATGTTTCTCAATATTAGAATCTTAATCACCTATGCACATTAAAAATGACTTTCatcattactgcacaaacagctctgaccATGACCACATAACAGATCTTGATGGAActcacatttaccaagaaagaataaatgtAAAGCTCATAACAACATTTTCCAGCAAATAATAAAAACCATACAACAAACTGCAtaccaggaaaactaaagagatcactaaaacaaacttatttaaaaagacagttAAAAACTATCTCTTGAGCAATACATTCTACACAATGAAGATTAGATAAGAAAAACTAGGATTTTTGgtgaaaatgtaacacaaataataaaaataatgatggtAATGATAATAAAATATCCATCATAACACTTTCACAATTTTCCCTTCTCTGAAGAACCTTATTCCCTAACATCTGCAATGTCTAATACTAACAGCATATCTCACTCATTATAgcaggatgctgactcagtttctcaGATGAGATGCTGTAATGCATAATACAGAAACCAAATGTCACTATTGACCTGAtgtcagctgatagtgtgtgtagtgttacaTTATGAGGGTTGCTCCTACCACAAGGCCACAGCAAACTACCTGTTCCATCCTTGTAAAACTAGACCTGTAAGCATATAACTGCCTGTGTCTATTTTTTGTGGTTATTAAATTGCAATGCCATGACatgtccagtatccttgtaaaagaAAATCTCTGTAAGTATGtgtaggggtggggggagggggaggatactAATTGTGTCATTTGTGCATTTGATCAGTAAATCCAGATCACAGCAATTGCACAAACAAGTATGGTGCCACTCAATAACAGGGAGTATAATTGAGAGTAATGTGTTACACATAACTTTGCAGAATATTTTCGTTCGTGTTTTATTCAAGCAGGAACACTAGATTGTAACCTGTTGTTGTTGATGCCAGTCATTTCCTAAAAGTGCTTGCAAACTGCCTCCCTAACTTTCAAGAACTGTTACATGATGTTCTGTAATACAAAACAATCACTGTACTCCTTCCACAATGAACTTTACTTTTCCTATCTTAGTTCCCTATAAAACTAGTACTATATGTTACCCGACTGAAGTAGGACATTACAGGTACCACAACACTAATATTGACTTGCGCCACACCAAAGTAGTAAACTGAAGTTGTTTACTGAATAATTTATGTAATTTGACGGTGTAACTATTGACAGCTAGCATTACAACGGGCGTAAACAGTTTGTATAGTGGTGATTTCAAGACATACTGCTACAGTTCACCAAAACAATGTTTTGTGGAGTTCGAATTTCGTGCTTTACGAATGTGTGAGAGTAAAATAACGGCATATATAAAGTAATACCTTTTGCAGGCGATACATTTACAGAAAAAATGTTCGGCACGCTCCTGTCGCACACATTTCCAGTCGGCCATAACAATATACagcatttggataatttcttctcTTTGCAGATTAATAAAAGACTTCAAACTGTCTGTCTAATATTAAACATCTTGTCCGTTGAAAATGGAAACAATGCAGTAACTTCATTGCTATAAAAAACTGCATCATTTCTACGACACTGATAAGGCGAAACAGGTACAATAACACAGTGTATTACGCAAGTTAGCAACTAATCTCACAAAGCTGATGAACAATCATCACTAGTCACTACACTACGCCCTGTCAGCGAAAACAACTGTTCCTATGTTTTCATTTACTATCGCAACAATGAGGACAGCAAACCTCATCTCatcaaagatgacattgaagataCCATCTCAACTGTCAAATTAGAAGAACTAATTTTTCTTGGCCCTTTAAATGCCATTTAGATGCAAATATAGCATCAAAGATATGCTTCGACATTCATTCTCGCTGTATTTTGGGATTTGATATACAATTGAAGGGGCGTCTTTGTTTGTATTCTGTGGTTTGCTCGGTATAAATCCTCTTAAATACTGCTATGAAAATTGTATTGCGAAATACTCTACAGTCAGGTTGATATTAGTTCCCAGCTTATGATTTTTAATGCCTATTCGGCTAATTTATTGAACTAATGGAGGTGATATCTATACTCAAGTCAAACTAGGCTCTGTTGTGTTCTATGATCAATGGTCGTGTTGTTTGGTACATCTTTGCTCAACAACATGGCGTCGAAAGAGGtacgtgtttatgttttgtttttatggAAAGGATGTGTAACATTTTCAGTAGAGACAGTATTTTTAATTGGTTGAATTAATTTGACAAGGTTACCATGATAAAATACAGATCAGTTTAGTTATTGTAAGACGACCGgttttatttattatagagagcagAAGATCATCGAAGAAAGTGGGACCGCGATGAATATGAACGTTTGGCTGCAGAAAGAATACAGGAAGAATTGGAAGCACAAGAAAAAGCGAAGCAAAAACAGCCACCTGTTAAACGAGACTTATTGCGGCAACGTGACTACCGAGTTGATTTAGAATCAAAATTAGGAAAGAGTGTAGTCATAACAAAAAACACTCCGTCGTCGCAAACAGGAGGGTATGCCTTCAGACATGTTACAAGCCCCGTTTGTGATATGTCATGCATCATTACTTAGTTGATGTATAATTTCACATATGTTGACAGTATATTGACCTGTAATTCTTTGCAGGTACTACTGTAATGTGTGTGATTGTGTTGTGAAAGATTCCATTAACTTCCTAGACCACATAAATGGAAAGAAACGTAAGTGACTCTCTACTAATTGTATTTAGCTTTGTGTAAATTGCTatcatgtttaatttttttctgttctgtttcttTAATAACAGTAATCAATATTACTTATCTTGCAACCAGACTATAAGGGAGTGATAGTGGAGTAATGACTGAGCAGAAATAAGTGTCATAGTTTTTCATTATTGATGGATTCACACCAATCCGTAAAGAATAGAACTCATTGGCTCACACATTAACACACTTTGACACAGTTGATCATACAGTCCTAGTAAAGAAACTAGAGAATACTGGTGTTTGTGGACATGTAGCAAACTGGATAACATCATATCTAAGTAACAGGAGGCAATATGTAGCCATTAATAACTTATACAAATTAGAAGTTAGAAGCATTAAGTATGGTGTACCTCATGGATCTGTAATGGGACCTGTTCTCTCCAATTTATTTGTGAATAATGtggaaatgaaatcaaaatacttaATGCAGATGATATGACTGTGCTAAATGTTTCCAACAATTTGGAGGCACTTGAGCAAAATACATTCATATCAGTCAGTAGTACAGCACAATGGCTCtctgaaaatgagttaattattaatGTGAAAAAAAACTATGCACATGGTCTTCAAAATAATCAAAAAAAGAACATATGGATGTTTTCTTAGATGAAAAAGGACTGGAAGAAGTAGCTTCGATTAAGTTTTTGGGCATTCACTAGACACTAGCTAAATTGGAAGCTGTAGATAAATACTGTTTCCAGTAAGCTAAGCTCGGTGAATGAAACAACTGGCTCAGTGTACTCACTGTCTGTCTTGGTTTTTTTTGTACCATACATGTGATATGGAATCACAGTGTGGGGTAACTCAACAATCGCAAGAATGAAGAGAATATTCACATTCCAGAAGCAAGCCATTCGAATTatattgaaaaagaagcaaaagaatCATGTAAAAGTTGTTTCAAAGAACTAAACATTCTAACATTTCCGTCATTGTATATATTCAAGAccattgtgagtgcattacgtgatCACACAAAACTTGAGACTAATGAGACTGTTCATACACATAACACAAGGAACAGTAAACAACTGCGGTGCATTCCACATAGACTTAAGATTTTTGAAACAGGACCCAAATACTCTGGCATGAAGTTAATACAAGCGATGCCAAGGGAATTACAAGACCTCAAAACTGAGAAAACTTCCCCACAACTCTAAAAAAGTTTCTGATACAAGGAGAATTTTATAGTGTAGCAaacggctagtgtaattgtttaatacaaaccatacaaaaattcacggaagtatgttttttaacacaaacctaggtttttttaaatggaaccacgttagttttgttagcacatctgaaaatataaacaaatacgtaatcagtgccatttgttgcattgtacactgttaattacatccagagatattgtaacctaaagttgacgcttgaaacctccaacgttcagttgcgtgttgtaagaaacacgggccacggtcagcgagcagcatctgcagggacatgtttacgatgacgaccgtgtttacgagtgtggctgtagtgcactgttgtggtttggtctagctgtcgcagtgtccacatgtagcgcttgctgctattgttattctgcattcatctccgcacgcagaccaactgtagtacaccgtgttaccagacgtctgtgatagtgtactgttgtaggaactgtgaccatggtgtattcgaactctgaaaaggtggagatgatactcatctatggcgagtgtcgacgaaatgcagctgaagcctgcagggtgtatgcagaacggtacccggacagagagcatccaacttgctgcacattgcaaaacatctaccgccaactgtatgcaacaggtatggtcgtagcacgcaaacggttccgtaacaggcccatcacaggagaagcgagtgcagttggtgtgttagctgctgt
Proteins encoded in this region:
- the LOC126095247 gene encoding zinc finger matrin-type protein 2 translates to MVVLFGTSLLNNMASKERAEDHRRKWDRDEYERLAAERIQEELEAQEKAKQKQPPVKRDLLRQRDYRVDLESKLGKSVVITKNTPSSQTGGYYCNVCDCVVKDSINFLDHINGKKHQRNLGMTMRVERSSLDQVKKRFELNKRKLEEKKKDYDIEQKMKELREEEEKLREYRKEKRKEKRRKLDEDTDTTPSSELAAIMGFSGFGSSKK